From the Xenorhabdus ishibashii genome, one window contains:
- the btuB gene encoding TonB-dependent vitamin B12 receptor BtuB — MTNKKQILLYATSVAIFSGWSHVAVADNQDTLVITANRFKQPISSVLAPTTVVTREDIERWQSSSLVDVLRRLPSIDIAQNGGMGQHSSLFVRGTNSSHTLVLVDGIRLNQAGITGAADFSQIPISMVQRIEYIRGARSAVYGSDAIGGVINIITKREQRGTTLNAGFGSNGYQNYQGSTQQNIGENTLLTTAAGYTYTKGFDVIVDGKTGGYRQPDRDGFMSKMLWLEIDHKINQQMSGFVRAYGFNNRTAYDAWSINEADTRELFSRTYDAGIQFNQGIYSSQFIVSHSHVKDYNYVPKHGRYGNNSSLSDSKQYNVQWGNTWQVGHGAISSGIDWKREWVAAGSNNIPVQKYVDNTGLYLTAQQKVQDVILEGAVRSDHHSEYDWNTTGQIGIGWEFIDGYRFITSYGTAFKAPTLSQLYSKWGNENLKPEKSKQWDIGIEGLTGLLNWRLSVYRNDIEQLINFANNRYENSDKAKIKGAEWTGTMDTGMFQHQLTLQYIDPRDGYGQQLTRRAKQQVKYQLDWEAINIDWGITYQYLGRRYDQDYSTYPAKTVKLAGVSLWDISASYPITDHLTIRARIVNLFDKHYETAYGYRTPGREYYLTGSYNF; from the coding sequence ATGACAAATAAAAAACAGATTCTTCTATATGCTACGTCCGTGGCGATATTTTCTGGTTGGAGCCATGTTGCAGTTGCAGATAATCAAGATACATTGGTGATTACAGCCAATCGTTTTAAGCAGCCGATTTCTTCAGTATTGGCACCAACGACAGTAGTGACTCGTGAAGATATAGAACGTTGGCAATCCAGTAGTTTAGTTGATGTTTTGCGCCGTTTGCCGAGTATTGATATTGCACAGAATGGGGGGATGGGGCAGCACTCTTCTTTATTTGTACGTGGTACAAATTCAAGTCATACCTTGGTGCTGGTGGATGGGATCCGTTTGAATCAGGCAGGCATTACCGGAGCCGCCGATTTTAGCCAGATCCCAATTTCAATGGTGCAAAGAATAGAATATATCCGTGGCGCGCGTTCTGCCGTATATGGTTCTGATGCTATTGGTGGCGTGATCAATATCATCACAAAACGGGAACAACGCGGGACAACACTGAATGCAGGGTTCGGCTCGAACGGGTATCAAAACTATCAGGGTTCAACACAGCAAAATATTGGTGAGAATACTTTATTAACTACAGCCGCAGGTTATACCTATACCAAAGGGTTTGATGTGATCGTTGATGGTAAAACGGGAGGATATCGTCAGCCAGATCGTGATGGCTTTATGAGTAAAATGTTATGGTTGGAAATAGATCATAAAATAAATCAACAAATGAGCGGATTTGTCCGAGCCTATGGATTTAATAATCGGACGGCTTATGATGCATGGAGTATCAATGAAGCAGATACTCGCGAACTTTTCAGTCGTACCTATGATGCTGGTATTCAATTTAACCAAGGCATCTATTCTTCTCAATTCATTGTCAGTCACAGCCACGTTAAAGATTACAATTATGTTCCTAAACATGGGCGTTATGGTAATAACTCTAGTTTGAGTGATTCAAAACAATACAATGTGCAATGGGGAAATACGTGGCAAGTCGGTCATGGCGCAATCAGTAGTGGGATTGATTGGAAAAGAGAATGGGTTGCCGCTGGCTCCAATAATATCCCTGTACAAAAATATGTTGATAATACGGGATTATATTTAACTGCCCAGCAAAAAGTACAAGATGTCATTTTAGAAGGTGCTGTGCGTTCAGATCACCATTCTGAATATGACTGGAATACTACGGGGCAAATTGGCATCGGCTGGGAGTTTATTGATGGTTATCGTTTTATCACTTCGTATGGAACGGCATTCAAGGCACCGACTTTGAGTCAGCTTTATAGCAAATGGGGAAATGAAAACCTTAAACCAGAAAAAAGTAAGCAATGGGACATCGGAATTGAAGGATTGACTGGGCTACTTAACTGGCGTCTATCTGTTTATCGTAATGATATTGAACAGTTGATAAATTTTGCCAATAACCGTTATGAAAACAGCGATAAGGCAAAAATAAAAGGTGCCGAGTGGACGGGAACAATGGATACCGGTATGTTCCAGCATCAACTCACATTACAGTACATTGATCCGCGTGATGGTTATGGTCAGCAATTAACTCGCAGAGCCAAACAGCAAGTTAAATATCAATTGGATTGGGAAGCCATTAATATCGATTGGGGGATCACCTATCAATATCTTGGTCGGCGTTATGACCAAGACTACAGTACATATCCTGCGAAAACAGTGAAATTAGCCGGTGTAAGTCTGTGGGATATCAGCGCCTCATATCCGATCACTGACCACCTAACAATTCGTGCTAGAATAGTCAATCTGTTTGATAAGCATTATGAGACAGCCTATGGCTATCGCACCCCAGGAAGAGAATACTACCTCACTGGAAGCTACAACTTCTGA
- the trmA gene encoding tRNA (uridine(54)-C5)-methyltransferase TrmA translates to MQNALPTENYENQLMEKVHRLKEMMLPFGAPEPEVFRSPASHYRMRAEFRIWHEEDDLYHIMFDQQTKQRIRIDQFPVANHLINKMMQAIIAGVKDNPVLRHKLFQVDYLSTRSNKIIVSLLYHKKLGDEWREHATALRNQLTAAGFDVQLIGRAAKTKIMLDHDYIDEALSVAGKTMIYRQVENSFTQPNANINIHMLEWAIDITKGSKGDLLELYCGNGNFSLALAQNFERVLATEIAKPSVAAAQFNIAANEIDNVQIIRMSAEEFTQAMNGEREFNRLQGIDLSNYQCETIFVDPPRSGLDEETLKMVQAYPRILYISCNPETLCQNLETLTQTHKVNKLALFDQFPYTHHMECGVLLEKRT, encoded by the coding sequence ATGCAGAATGCCTTGCCAACGGAAAATTATGAAAATCAATTGATGGAGAAAGTCCATCGCCTAAAAGAAATGATGCTCCCTTTTGGCGCACCTGAGCCTGAAGTTTTCCGTTCCCCTGCATCCCATTACAGAATGCGCGCAGAATTCCGTATCTGGCATGAGGAAGATGACCTCTACCACATCATGTTTGATCAACAAACTAAACAGCGTATCCGTATTGATCAATTTCCAGTTGCCAATCATCTAATCAATAAAATGATGCAAGCCATCATTGCTGGCGTAAAAGACAATCCAGTATTACGCCATAAACTGTTTCAGGTGGATTACCTTTCTACCCGCAGTAACAAAATCATTGTCTCTCTGCTTTACCACAAAAAACTGGGGGATGAATGGCGTGAACATGCAACCGCTCTGCGTAACCAACTAACCGCAGCAGGATTTGATGTACAACTTATTGGACGTGCAGCAAAAACCAAGATCATGCTTGACCATGACTATATTGATGAAGCGCTGTCTGTTGCAGGCAAGACCATGATTTATCGTCAGGTTGAAAATAGCTTCACACAGCCGAATGCCAACATTAATATTCATATGTTGGAATGGGCAATTGATATCACCAAAGGCTCGAAAGGTGACTTGCTTGAGTTGTATTGTGGCAATGGTAATTTCTCTCTGGCGCTGGCGCAGAATTTTGAACGAGTACTGGCAACAGAAATTGCCAAGCCCTCAGTGGCAGCCGCACAATTTAATATCGCAGCAAACGAAATTGATAACGTGCAGATTATCCGCATGTCAGCGGAAGAATTTACTCAGGCAATGAACGGAGAGCGTGAGTTCAATCGCTTACAAGGCATTGATTTAAGTAATTATCAATGTGAGACCATCTTTGTTGATCCACCACGAAGTGGGTTGGATGAAGAAACACTAAAAATGGTTCAAGCTTATCCGCGTATTCTTTATATTTCCTGCAATCCAGAAACGCTCTGCCAAAATCTGGAAACACTGACACAAACCCACAAAGTCAACAAACTGGCGCTATTTGACCAATTTCCTTATACCCACCATATGGAATGCGGTGTCCTACTGGAAAAAAGAACATAA
- a CDS encoding YijD family membrane protein, whose protein sequence is MEQYRQDKSTMLLALIVGMATHGTFSTFFNSFVPFSIFPLIALVLSLYCLHQRYLNYPMAEGLPKLATGCFFLGMFVYSAFIRMEYPAIGSNFLPVFIGTLLVFWIYLKMKKRKQQATLTSKS, encoded by the coding sequence ATGGAACAATACCGCCAAGATAAAAGCACAATGTTGCTGGCTCTTATCGTTGGAATGGCAACACACGGAACTTTCTCAACATTTTTCAATTCATTTGTCCCTTTTTCTATTTTCCCTCTTATTGCATTGGTACTTTCTTTATATTGTCTCCATCAACGTTATTTGAATTATCCAATGGCAGAAGGATTACCAAAACTGGCCACGGGATGCTTCTTCTTAGGCATGTTTGTGTATAGTGCATTCATTCGGATGGAATATCCGGCAATTGGCTCTAATTTCTTGCCTGTCTTTATTGGCACTCTTTTAGTGTTTTGGATCTACTTAAAGATGAAAAAGCGCAAGCAGCAAGCAACACTCACTTCAAAAAGCTAA
- the fabR gene encoding HTH-type transcriptional repressor FabR: MSNVTGVRAKQKEKTRRSLIEAAFSQLSAERSFTSLSLREVAREAGIAPTSFYRHFRDVDELGLTMVDESGLMLRQLMRQARQRIAKGGSVIRTSVSTFMEFIGNNPNAFRLLLRERSGTSAEFRAAVAREIQHFIAELADYLEQASHMPRHFTEIQAEAMVTIVFSAGAEALDIDEEKRRRLEERLVLQLRIISKGAYYWYRREQEKNTVPKAIPKSSE; this comes from the coding sequence GTGAGTAACGTAACCGGCGTTAGAGCAAAACAAAAAGAGAAAACCCGCCGCTCCCTGATTGAGGCGGCATTCAGCCAACTCAGTGCTGAACGCAGTTTTACCAGCCTGAGCCTACGGGAAGTCGCTCGGGAGGCAGGTATTGCACCGACTTCTTTTTATCGACATTTTCGCGATGTGGATGAGCTGGGGCTGACGATGGTGGATGAAAGTGGTTTGATGCTGCGTCAGTTAATGCGTCAGGCTCGCCAGCGCATAGCCAAAGGTGGTAGTGTCATCCGTACTTCGGTTTCAACTTTCATGGAATTCATCGGCAACAATCCCAATGCGTTCCGTCTATTGCTGCGTGAACGCTCCGGTACATCGGCTGAATTTCGTGCGGCTGTAGCACGAGAAATCCAACATTTTATTGCCGAATTGGCAGACTATCTTGAGCAAGCCAGCCATATGCCACGTCATTTTACTGAGATACAAGCTGAGGCGATGGTGACAATCGTGTTTAGTGCAGGTGCAGAAGCATTAGATATTGATGAAGAAAAAAGGCGTCGCCTCGAAGAGCGTTTGGTTTTGCAACTCCGCATAATTTCCAAAGGCGCTTATTATTGGTATCGTCGTGAGCAAGAAAAAAATACTGTCCCTAAAGCGATCCCTAAATCCTCTGAATAA